The DNA window TCTCAGGTCAAATTCTCTTCTAACAAAGGATTCTAAGAAACTCATTGATATGAAAACATAAACTTGGTCTAGAGGAGAAAAATTTTAGTTTTATCCTTGACCCTACCATTTGCAGCAATGTAACCTAGACTCTCTGAGCACTTTTTttgttcatccataaaataaaagacaaaagctAAGTAATCTCTAATGTCTTTCACATCTGCAACTTTAAGTATATAAAATGTCCTTTGCATTTTAATGGGGCGGACAAAGTCCATGTTTTATTTAAGGCAGACAGCTGAATGTCTCAAATAGAATTTGAGAATGAGAGTCTTGTATAGTAAAAGAGTGGTAGAGTTCATCAAATAGTAAAGAAACCTTTCCAGATCTCAAGAAATCACATCATATCACTTACTGGACATTAGACTTGGACACCTACTTAATCTGCTCAAGAGAACAGCTTAGTTGAAGACAAGCAATATGGTTAcaatagaggaaagaacactggatctggactCATGAGAAGTAGCAGATTCTAGATCTGACTCTGTCATTAACCAGTAGTTCATCCTCAGGCACATTACttctcttttctgggtctcatATTCAAACTGGGGAAGTAGAGGAAGATATTGGAAATTGGATTGGAGGATTTTaagttcctttcagttctgatATTCTTTGGTGACTCTATGGTATTTCTGACCAATCATATAGTATTTTCTAAAGGCACATGATAGACAATTATTGACACCTAGATTGAGACAGAGTATTGGGCATTTATCCTGCCTCTCTATCTTCATGGATCAATGATCTGCTTCAGAGAAGAATCATGGAAAATTCTGTGCATTTCCTAAGCATGTGCAGGGAACAAACTGAGGGTAGATGAGTCTGGGTGGAAGATCATTCCAGTCACAATCATTTTAAATGCCTTGCGAAACCAAGGATAAAACATCCCATAAATGATTGGATTGAAGGTGGAATTGAAGTAGCCCAACCAGAGGAAAGCATTGTATAGATCCTCAGGGGTGCTGAAGTTAATGAAAGGATCTATGATGGTGAGGACAAAGAATGGCAGCCAGCACAGCACAAAAACCCCCATGACTATACTCAGAGTCTTGGTTGCCTTGCTCTCTTTCTTAGATGACGTTTTTGTTTTGGCTTCTCCACCCTTCAAGTTTGGAAGGGTGTCAATCTGCTTGGCATGTTTCCTGGCTAcagaaaatatgtgtatgtaaataccAACCATTACCGtaccaggaagaaagaaagcaatgaagGAAGCCAGGACCCCCCAGAGTTTGTTAAATATTAGCACACATAGACCCTCACAGTCAATTGCTGCTATAAATTCTTCAGCACCAATGATGTTCAACTCTGAGAACATAAGGCCAAAGGCAAAGAAAATTGGGATGGACCAGCTGATGAACAAAAAGACCTGGATCACTGGGATGGTGATTTTGGTGACATAATGTAAAGGGTCACACACTGCATAGTAGCGGTCCACTGAGACAAAACACAGATGGAAAATGGAAGTGGTGCAAAGCATGATGTCACAACAACTGTGTATTTTACAAAAGAGCCTTCCAAAATACCAGCAGGCCTCGATCGATCTGATCATGCTGAAAGGCATCACCATACAACTGAGCAAAAAGTCTGTTGTTGCCATGGAGAGGATCAGGAAGTTGGTTGGAGAGTGGAGCTGCTTGAAGTGGGAGATGGAGATGATGACCACCAAGTTTCCAAGCATCGTCATCACTATGGCACCGATCATGACTATGTACATGACCCAAACACTAATTGCAGGTCTTACATGTCTAGGACAGGAATTATTAACAAAGTCAAAGCAATATTGCACTTCTGGTGGGTTCCAGAGTTCAGGAGAATTCATTGTCCAAGTCCTAAGGAATATCTCCTTTCCAAAACTGCAACAGGTCTTCTATTTCTGAGGGAGAAAAAGGGTTAAAGGCAGGGGCAGGCAGGGCAAGGAAAGCAAACAACATCACAGAAATGTCATTCAGTCATTGAAGTCTAGAATATGATTGGCAGTTCCAAACCCATTTGACCCTTACTATCTATCAGAATAATTAACTCCCAAATGATAGTCAAATACAGCATGAGTTACACAGCTTACAACTAATTGGGCAACCCTGGCAGACGAATAACAGTAATTATAAAGGTCATATTTAAGAATATTCATTCAGAGTTCCTCAGAAAGATGAAGCTCCTTTAATGGCATTCCAACTCccacctccatgactttgca is part of the Dromiciops gliroides isolate mDroGli1 chromosome 4, mDroGli1.pri, whole genome shotgun sequence genome and encodes:
- the LOC122756228 gene encoding trace amine-associated receptor 4-like; the encoded protein is MNSPELWNPPEVQYCFDFVNNSCPRHVRPAISVWVMYIVMIGAIVMTMLGNLVVIISISHFKQLHSPTNFLILSMATTDFLLSCMVMPFSMIRSIEACWYFGRLFCKIHSCCDIMLCTTSIFHLCFVSVDRYYAVCDPLHYVTKITIPVIQVFLFISWSIPIFFAFGLMFSELNIIGAEEFIAAIDCEGLCVLIFNKLWGVLASFIAFFLPGTVMVGIYIHIFSVARKHAKQIDTLPNLKGGEAKTKTSSKKESKATKTLSIVMGVFVLCWLPFFVLTIIDPFINFSTPEDLYNAFLWLGYFNSTFNPIIYGMFYPWFRKAFKMIVTGMIFHPDSSTLSLFPAHA